One genomic segment of Marinitoga sp. 38H-ov includes these proteins:
- a CDS encoding amino acid ABC transporter ATP-binding protein produces MIKIFDLKKSFGDLNVLKGVNLSILKGEVLIIMGPSGSGKSTLLRCIAGLEEYQSGLINLDGKNILNYSRNILVQKIGFVFQQHNLFPHLKIIENIALGLIRTKKIKKEEAYNISFEVLEKVQLKDKAYNYPSHLSGGQQQRAGIARALAMDPEIILFDEPTSSLDPSLVHEVTEVMMFLARLGKTMVIVTHEVNFAKKAGDRIIFMKDGKILENVDPELFFNNKLKYEFA; encoded by the coding sequence ATGATAAAAATATTTGATTTAAAAAAAAGTTTTGGAGATTTAAATGTTCTAAAAGGTGTAAATTTATCAATTTTAAAAGGAGAAGTGTTAATTATTATGGGCCCTTCGGGATCTGGGAAATCAACACTTTTAAGGTGTATAGCTGGATTAGAAGAATATCAAAGTGGATTAATTAATTTAGATGGAAAAAATATTTTGAATTATTCTAGAAATATATTAGTTCAAAAAATTGGGTTTGTATTTCAACAACATAATCTTTTTCCACATTTGAAAATTATAGAGAATATAGCTCTGGGATTAATAAGGACAAAAAAAATAAAAAAAGAAGAAGCTTATAATATTTCTTTTGAAGTTTTAGAAAAAGTTCAATTAAAAGATAAGGCATATAATTATCCTTCACATTTATCTGGTGGGCAACAACAAAGAGCGGGAATAGCAAGAGCTTTAGCGATGGATCCAGAAATTATTTTATTTGATGAACCAACATCCTCTTTAGATCCTAGTTTAGTTCATGAAGTAACAGAAGTAATGATGTTTTTAGCAAGACTTGGAAAAACTATGGTTATAGTTACTCATGAAGTAAATTTTGCTAAGAAAGCAGGAGATAGAATAATATTTATGAAAGATGGAAAAATTCTAGAAAATGTTGATCCTGAATTATTTTTTAATAATAAGTTAAAATATGAATTTGCATAG
- a CDS encoding 3-isopropylmalate dehydratase small subunit, producing the protein MLKGKVWKFGENISTDHIAPGRYFHLRSNLPELAKHVLEDSREDFPKNVEKGDIIVGGKNFGLGSSREHAPRIIKVAGVSCIIAKSFARIFYRNSINIGLPVIELKDNGIDEINEKDLLEIDTEKGIVLNLTQNKKYTFIPFPDFINALLEIGGIDKYVKKYNGYGV; encoded by the coding sequence ATTTTAAAAGGTAAAGTATGGAAATTTGGTGAAAATATATCTACTGATCATATAGCACCAGGTAGATATTTTCATTTAAGATCTAATCTTCCAGAATTAGCAAAACATGTATTAGAAGATTCAAGGGAAGATTTTCCTAAAAATGTAGAGAAAGGTGACATTATTGTTGGAGGAAAAAACTTTGGTTTAGGATCTTCAAGAGAACATGCACCTAGAATAATTAAAGTTGCAGGTGTTTCCTGTATAATTGCTAAATCTTTTGCAAGAATTTTTTATAGAAACTCAATAAATATAGGGTTACCAGTTATAGAGTTAAAAGATAATGGAATAGATGAAATAAATGAAAAAGATTTGTTAGAAATAGATACTGAAAAAGGGATTGTATTAAATTTAACTCAAAATAAGAAATATACATTTATACCATTTCCGGATTTTATTAATGCATTATTAGAAATTGGCGGAATAGATAAATATGTAAAAAAATATAATGGTTATGGAGTGTGA
- a CDS encoding transporter substrate-binding domain-containing protein: MGQDPAYAPFYGIDEKGNRIGHDIEFAELIGELLGVRVEYVITNWDGIIPALMTNKFDVILAAMTITPERALRVNFTNSYFQTGQALMYNSKKYNNLTIKDIINMGEKAKIAVQLGSTGEIVARKKFPKAKILTFETVDNAAYQIIINKADAIVFDDLYFGTLVKKYNSIKMVPELLTKENLGIAVKKEDIDLLLWLNTVIECFKTDGTLEKLKQKWIIEYN, from the coding sequence ATTGGTCAAGATCCGGCATATGCACCGTTTTATGGTATTGATGAAAAAGGAAATAGAATAGGGCATGATATTGAATTTGCTGAATTAATAGGTGAGTTGTTGGGAGTGAGGGTTGAATATGTAATAACAAATTGGGATGGAATAATACCTGCATTGATGACAAATAAATTTGATGTTATATTAGCGGCAATGACAATTACTCCTGAAAGAGCTTTAAGAGTTAACTTTACAAATTCCTATTTTCAAACTGGACAAGCCTTAATGTATAATTCCAAAAAATATAATAATCTTACAATAAAAGATATAATAAATATGGGAGAAAAGGCTAAAATAGCTGTTCAATTGGGATCTACGGGAGAAATTGTTGCTCGAAAAAAATTTCCAAAGGCAAAAATACTAACATTTGAAACGGTTGATAATGCTGCATATCAAATAATAATAAATAAAGCAGATGCAATAGTTTTTGATGATTTATATTTTGGAACTCTTGTAAAAAAATATAATTCAATAAAGATGGTTCCAGAATTATTAACAAAAGAAAATTTAGGTATAGCTGTAAAAAAAGAAGATATTGATTTATTATTATGGTTAAATACAGTAATTGAATGTTTTAAAACTGATGGAACATTAGAAAAATTAAAACAAAAATGGATTATAGAATATAATTGA
- a CDS encoding citrate/2-methylcitrate synthase: METKCEVKHGLEGVAVAISSISYVDGEKGELIYRGFSIEDLVEYSNFEETAYLIWFGNLPNENELDFINAMLTKKRELPKNIIRLMYLFPKNAHPMEVLRSVVSVLGMYSSDNNSTFEDAINLTAKIPTIIAYWYRIKNNFSLIHPNEDLKHSENFLYMMFGDIPQEKELFDKSLILHMEQGMNASTFASTVTASTLSDVYSIITTALGTLKGQLHGGANEKVLMMLEEIRTIDYVEKYVNDLILKRKKIMGFGHRIYKTFDPRAKILKKWLNEIKEEIRYYKIALKVEEVVLKNFKGKKIYPNVDFYSGILYNYFNIPKDFFTTIFAMARIVGWTAHAMEYCKNNRIFRPRSIYNGPKNLDYKKIKEVKING, from the coding sequence ATGGAAACGAAATGCGAAGTAAAACATGGACTCGAGGGAGTTGCAGTTGCTATAAGTTCTATTTCTTATGTTGATGGTGAAAAGGGGGAGTTAATATATAGAGGCTTTAGTATTGAAGATTTAGTTGAATATTCAAATTTTGAAGAAACTGCGTATCTAATATGGTTTGGTAATTTGCCTAATGAAAATGAATTAGATTTTATTAATGCGATGTTAACTAAAAAAAGAGAATTGCCAAAAAATATAATTCGATTAATGTATCTATTTCCTAAAAATGCACATCCAATGGAAGTCTTGAGAAGCGTAGTTTCAGTATTAGGAATGTATTCTAGTGATAATAATTCTACGTTTGAAGATGCGATAAATTTAACTGCGAAAATCCCAACAATTATTGCATATTGGTATAGAATAAAAAATAATTTCTCACTTATTCACCCTAATGAAGATTTAAAACATTCAGAAAATTTTCTATATATGATGTTTGGAGATATTCCACAGGAAAAAGAATTGTTTGATAAAAGTTTAATACTTCATATGGAGCAAGGAATGAATGCGTCAACATTTGCATCTACTGTGACAGCTTCTACATTATCAGATGTTTATTCAATTATAACAACGGCATTAGGCACATTGAAAGGTCAATTACATGGGGGTGCAAATGAGAAAGTATTAATGATGTTAGAAGAAATAAGAACAATTGATTATGTTGAAAAATATGTTAATGATTTAATATTAAAAAGAAAAAAAATAATGGGATTTGGGCATAGAATATATAAAACTTTTGATCCAAGAGCAAAAATATTGAAAAAATGGCTAAATGAGATCAAAGAAGAAATAAGATATTATAAAATAGCTTTAAAAGTAGAAGAAGTAGTATTAAAAAATTTTAAAGGCAAGAAGATATATCCTAACGTAGATTTTTATTCAGGTATATTATATAACTACTTTAACATTCCTAAAGATTTTTTTACAACAATTTTTGCAATGGCTAGAATTGTAGGTTGGACAGCGCATGCGATGGAATATTGTAAAAACAATAGAATTTTTAGACCTAGATCAATATATAATGGTCCAAAAAACTTAGATTATAAAAAAATAAAGGAGGTAAAAATTAATGGGTAA
- a CDS encoding family 1 glycosylhydrolase — protein MNKNSIVFPKGFLWGGTFSSYQIEKKNNKTNWDIWQNKGHIKDGSGLQILNEVNINLFNETVEKSKEMKFNSLSFSIEWAKIMPEINLINYKKIESYKNFVLNLKNNNIEPIIILNYYTIPFWFEEKGGFSKEENLKFFIDYIRLILDYLGGLVDYYITFFEPVKFVEKSINNFFPPISEKENILENIYNLHKEAYLLIKKKNKYAKVSITKNIEYNIDIKESNLLKYLDFISLSYEGNSDYETKKPYQKDDIGKIINPDFFYNSLLKLKKFDKPILIHSLGIADENDIYRSVFLINILSKMYFLLKNNIKIFGFLHKSIFDTFEWDNGFLAKYGLYEFDYENSKSHIRSSGKILSKIIKNNAIPAYLEKYTL, from the coding sequence GTGAATAAAAATAGTATAGTTTTTCCCAAAGGTTTTTTATGGGGAGGGACATTTTCATCGTATCAAATTGAGAAAAAAAATAATAAAACCAATTGGGATATATGGCAAAACAAAGGTCATATAAAAGATGGTAGTGGTTTGCAGATATTAAATGAGGTTAATATAAATTTATTTAATGAAACAGTTGAAAAATCAAAAGAAATGAAATTTAATTCTCTTTCTTTTTCAATTGAGTGGGCAAAGATTATGCCTGAGATTAATTTAATTAATTATAAAAAAATAGAGAGTTATAAGAATTTTGTTCTAAACTTAAAAAATAATAATATTGAACCAATAATAATATTGAATTATTATACAATTCCATTCTGGTTTGAAGAAAAAGGTGGATTTAGTAAAGAAGAAAATTTAAAATTTTTTATTGATTATATAAGATTAATTCTAGATTATCTAGGTGGGTTAGTAGATTATTACATTACTTTTTTTGAACCCGTAAAATTCGTTGAAAAATCAATTAATAATTTTTTTCCCCCGATATCTGAAAAAGAGAATATTTTAGAAAATATATATAATTTGCATAAAGAAGCATATTTATTAATTAAAAAGAAAAATAAATATGCCAAAGTTTCTATAACAAAAAATATTGAATATAATATTGACATTAAAGAAAGTAATCTATTAAAATATTTAGATTTTATATCATTAAGTTATGAAGGTAATAGTGATTATGAAACAAAAAAACCATATCAAAAAGATGATATAGGAAAAATAATTAATCCAGATTTTTTTTATAATTCATTATTAAAATTAAAAAAATTTGATAAACCTATATTAATTCATTCTTTAGGAATAGCTGATGAAAATGATATATATAGATCTGTTTTTCTAATAAATATATTATCTAAAATGTATTTTTTGTTAAAAAATAACATAAAAATATTTGGTTTTTTACATAAAAGTATATTTGATACATTTGAGTGGGATAATGGTTTTCTAGCAAAATACGGTTTGTATGAGTTTGATTATGAAAATTCAAAATCTCATATTAGATCAAGTGGTAAAATACTTAGTAAAATTATAAAAAATAATGCTATTCCAGCATATTTAGAAAAATATACTTTGTAG
- a CDS encoding secondary thiamine-phosphate synthase enzyme YjbQ: MSFDKEVFGNKVKSVTKYLWFNTKNKIEIIHLTNEVNNFVRESNIIDGYVMVSAMHLTASIYINDYESGLMEDIKEWLEKLAPENYPYKHHRTGEINGHAHLKNLLMHHQVIVPITNGELDLGPWQEIFYAEFDGQRRKRVILKAFGITKE; the protein is encoded by the coding sequence ATGTCATTTGATAAAGAAGTATTTGGGAATAAAGTAAAAAGTGTTACTAAATACTTATGGTTTAATACTAAAAATAAAATTGAAATTATTCATTTAACAAATGAAGTAAATAATTTTGTCAGGGAATCAAATATTATTGATGGATATGTTATGGTTTCTGCTATGCATTTAACAGCATCAATATACATTAATGATTATGAATCTGGATTAATGGAAGATATAAAAGAATGGTTAGAAAAATTAGCTCCAGAGAATTATCCATATAAACATCATAGAACAGGAGAAATTAATGGACATGCGCATTTAAAAAATCTATTAATGCATCATCAAGTTATAGTTCCTATTACTAACGGAGAATTGGATTTAGGACCATGGCAAGAAATTTTCTATGCGGAATTTGATGGACAAAGGAGAAAGAGAGTTATTTTAAAGGCATTTGGTATAACAAAAGAATAG
- a CDS encoding 3'-5' exonuclease, protein MNQQVFVSFDLETTGLKPYLGDRIIEIAAIPIFNGKIKRKYEFHTLVNPNIKIPVEGSQFHKLNNKDIENAPTIIEVFPKFKEYISDTILVSHNIKMDMMFLDLAAKESGILPVDNYYIDTLEIAKELLGKGPYSLEHLAKKFNVYVGKSHRAYEDALMTARVFLFFVNKFGIKSLRDFIKKWRG, encoded by the coding sequence ATGAATCAACAAGTTTTTGTATCCTTTGATTTAGAAACAACAGGATTAAAACCTTATTTAGGAGATAGAATAATTGAAATAGCTGCAATACCTATTTTCAATGGAAAAATAAAAAGAAAGTATGAATTTCATACATTAGTTAATCCAAATATTAAAATTCCAGTAGAAGGTTCACAATTTCATAAATTAAATAATAAAGATATTGAAAATGCTCCTACAATAATTGAAGTTTTTCCAAAGTTTAAAGAATATATATCTGACACTATTTTAGTTTCACATAATATAAAAATGGATATGATGTTTTTAGATTTAGCAGCAAAAGAAAGTGGGATTTTACCTGTTGATAATTATTATATTGACACACTTGAAATTGCTAAAGAACTATTAGGTAAAGGACCTTACTCATTAGAACATTTAGCTAAAAAATTTAATGTATATGTTGGTAAATCACATAGAGCATATGAAGATGCGTTGATGACAGCAAGAGTGTTTTTATTTTTTGTTAATAAATTTGGGATAAAAAGTTTAAGGGATTTCATAAAAAAATGGAGGGGGTAG
- a CDS encoding PhoH family protein produces the protein MIKNYILDTNVLIHDPKAIFNFEDNNVLIPFPVLEEIDDLKTRSERTGAAAREVNRIFDNLRKNGNLRDGIKLENGGLLKIITLDSKNLEIPKYLGKKVDDFILYYALHVKNESKIPTYLVTKDLNLRIKAEAVGVETQDYLTDRIEYENYFTGYIDLKVEKSLIDKEKININLLNLDEKPSPNTYFDLNEGNYYRYSEKEKSLLKLDISLFTNVFGINPRNREQIFAFDALLNDEIPLVTLVGSAGTGKTLLALAIGLGKVLEEKKYKKLLVSKPVVPVGKDIGYLPGSIQEKMKPWLQPIYDNLEFLFQGKGKKPDEYLEKKDILEIEVLSYIRGRSIPQQYMIIDEAQNLTPHEIKTIITRVGENTKIILTGDPFQIDNPYLGFSSNGLIYVSSKFKDSDLAAHIYLVKGERSELATKAAELL, from the coding sequence ATGATAAAAAATTATATTCTTGACACAAATGTTTTAATTCATGATCCAAAAGCTATATTTAATTTTGAAGATAACAATGTTTTGATTCCATTTCCTGTATTAGAAGAAATAGATGATTTAAAAACAAGAAGTGAAAGAACTGGTGCTGCTGCTCGAGAAGTTAATAGAATATTTGATAATTTAAGAAAAAATGGAAATTTAAGGGATGGAATTAAACTTGAAAATGGTGGTCTTTTAAAGATTATCACATTAGACAGTAAAAATTTAGAAATTCCTAAATATTTAGGAAAGAAAGTTGACGATTTTATTCTATATTATGCTTTGCATGTAAAAAATGAAAGTAAAATTCCCACCTATTTAGTAACTAAAGATTTAAATTTAAGAATAAAAGCTGAAGCTGTTGGTGTGGAAACTCAAGATTATTTAACCGATAGAATAGAATATGAAAATTATTTTACGGGATATATTGATCTTAAGGTAGAAAAATCTTTAATTGATAAAGAAAAAATAAATATCAATCTATTAAATTTAGATGAAAAACCATCACCAAACACATATTTTGATTTAAATGAAGGGAATTATTATAGATATTCAGAAAAAGAAAAATCATTATTAAAACTAGATATTTCTCTATTTACTAATGTATTTGGGATAAATCCGAGAAATAGAGAACAAATTTTTGCATTTGATGCATTGTTAAATGATGAAATACCTTTAGTTACTTTAGTTGGGAGTGCTGGTACTGGTAAAACATTATTAGCTTTGGCTATAGGTTTGGGAAAAGTATTAGAAGAAAAAAAATATAAAAAACTGTTAGTATCAAAACCAGTTGTTCCTGTTGGTAAGGATATTGGATATTTACCTGGTTCTATTCAAGAAAAGATGAAACCTTGGTTACAACCAATATATGATAATTTAGAATTTCTTTTTCAAGGGAAAGGTAAGAAACCTGATGAATATTTGGAAAAAAAAGATATTTTAGAAATAGAAGTATTATCTTATATTAGAGGTAGATCTATTCCGCAGCAATATATGATAATTGATGAGGCGCAAAATTTAACCCCACATGAAATAAAAACAATAATTACTAGAGTTGGTGAAAATACAAAAATAATTTTAACAGGAGATCCATTTCAAATTGATAATCCTTATTTAGGATTTTCATCAAATGGTTTAATATATGTATCTTCAAAATTTAAAGATTCTGATTTGGCTGCTCATATTTATCTTGTTAAAGGAGAGCGTTCGGAATTAGCTACTAAAGCTGCAGAACTTTTGTAA
- a CDS encoding DUF4911 domain-containing protein produces MIEEKVLEYDVYLKVKKEDIHLVTYLLESVDNLMNVRNVVENNMMKIICPKDTLEEALKLINSLKEMTDLEVAKIEPNNGEV; encoded by the coding sequence ATGATAGAAGAAAAAGTGTTAGAATATGATGTATATTTAAAAGTGAAAAAAGAAGACATTCATCTTGTAACCTATTTATTGGAATCCGTAGATAATTTGATGAATGTGAGAAATGTTGTAGAAAATAATATGATGAAAATAATATGTCCTAAGGATACTTTAGAGGAAGCTTTAAAATTAATTAACTCATTAAAAGAAATGACTGATTTGGAGGTAGCAAAGATTGAACCAAATAACGGGGAAGTATAA
- a CDS encoding amino acid ABC transporter permease, with the protein MKNNFLQKAISSFLFFFLVCLLYIEISKSYPFNWTKVPFNYILLYLKGFYMTLIISCFSMFFAMIIGIIFGVIKTTKNIILKEISNIYTTIFRNIPLLVIILIVYYGMGSIMDISAIIGSIISLSLFEGAYISEIIRGGIESISKGQIEAAKTIGLNDFYLYTDILLPQAFRMTLPSLTGQFISLVKDSSLASVIALQELTMVGRQIATSSFASFESYITVAILYFSVNAFLQVLGKYFERRYSII; encoded by the coding sequence ATGAAAAACAATTTTTTACAAAAGGCAATCTCATCTTTTCTTTTCTTTTTTTTAGTATGTTTATTATATATTGAAATATCAAAATCATATCCTTTTAATTGGACAAAAGTGCCATTTAATTATATTTTATTATATTTAAAAGGATTTTATATGACATTAATTATTTCATGTTTTTCTATGTTTTTTGCAATGATAATAGGAATAATATTTGGTGTAATAAAAACTACTAAAAATATTATTTTGAAAGAAATTTCAAATATATATACAACTATTTTTAGAAATATTCCATTATTAGTAATTATTTTAATAGTATATTATGGTATGGGTTCAATAATGGATATAAGTGCAATTATTGGTTCAATAATTTCTCTTTCTTTGTTTGAAGGAGCTTATATATCAGAGATAATTAGAGGTGGTATAGAATCTATTTCAAAGGGACAAATTGAAGCTGCTAAAACAATTGGATTAAATGATTTTTATTTATATACAGACATATTATTGCCTCAAGCGTTTAGGATGACTTTACCTTCATTGACAGGACAGTTTATTAGTTTAGTAAAAGATAGTTCGTTAGCATCAGTAATAGCTTTACAGGAATTAACGATGGTTGGAAGACAGATTGCAACATCATCATTTGCCTCTTTTGAATCATATATTACCGTAGCTATACTGTATTTTTCAGTAAATGCATTTTTGCAAGTTTTAGGAAAATATTTTGAAAGGAGGTATTCTATTATATGA
- a CDS encoding 3-isopropylmalate dehydratase large subunit encodes MGKTMVEKILSFHTKKDVIPGEIITVNVDLAFVQDGTGPLTIDQFEKLDFNNVKTKSLVFIDHASPSPRKELSNTQIKLRDFCKKTSAKIFDVGEGISHQIVVEKYARPGDVIVGADSHSCTSGALGAFATGMGSTDVALAYGLGKVWIKVPESYNIVLNGYLEKGVYAKDIILYLIGLIGSDGATYKALEFSGDALKYLSMESRLTISNMAVEAGAKVGLFPTDEKTKEFLKTYDRIKDFKEIFPDKDAIYEKVIEIDISKIEPQVSFPHTVDNTKNISEVKNIKIDQVYIGTCTNGRMEDLRIVASILKNKKKAEEVRLLIAPASKHIYLKALREGLIDIFVNSGATILPPGCGPCVGVHAGVLADGEKLLSTQNRNFKGRAGNPNSEIYLASPATAAATAITGYITDPREVLK; translated from the coding sequence ATGGGTAAAACAATGGTAGAAAAAATATTAAGTTTTCATACAAAAAAAGATGTAATACCTGGAGAAATTATTACTGTAAATGTTGATTTAGCATTTGTACAAGATGGGACAGGACCTTTAACTATAGACCAATTTGAAAAATTAGATTTTAATAATGTAAAAACAAAATCTTTAGTATTTATAGATCATGCTTCTCCTAGCCCAAGAAAAGAATTATCAAATACACAAATTAAATTAAGGGATTTTTGCAAAAAAACATCAGCAAAAATATTTGATGTTGGGGAGGGAATATCCCATCAAATAGTAGTAGAAAAATATGCAAGACCAGGAGATGTTATAGTAGGAGCTGATTCTCATTCATGCACATCTGGTGCATTAGGAGCATTTGCTACAGGTATGGGTTCAACTGATGTCGCTTTAGCATACGGATTAGGAAAAGTTTGGATTAAAGTTCCAGAAAGCTATAATATTGTACTAAATGGGTATTTGGAAAAAGGTGTGTATGCTAAAGATATAATATTATATTTAATAGGATTAATTGGATCAGATGGAGCTACATATAAAGCATTAGAATTTTCTGGAGATGCATTAAAGTATTTAAGTATGGAATCAAGATTAACAATATCAAATATGGCTGTAGAAGCAGGAGCTAAGGTTGGTTTGTTTCCAACAGATGAAAAAACAAAAGAATTTTTAAAAACTTATGATAGAATAAAAGATTTTAAAGAAATATTTCCTGATAAAGATGCAATATATGAAAAGGTAATAGAAATAGATATATCGAAAATAGAACCTCAAGTTTCATTTCCTCATACTGTAGATAACACGAAGAATATTAGTGAAGTGAAAAATATAAAAATAGACCAAGTATATATAGGTACATGTACAAATGGAAGAATGGAAGATTTAAGAATAGTTGCATCAATATTAAAAAATAAAAAAAAGGCAGAAGAAGTAAGATTATTAATAGCTCCAGCATCTAAACATATTTATTTAAAAGCACTTAGAGAAGGATTAATAGATATATTTGTTAATTCTGGGGCAACAATACTTCCACCTGGTTGTGGACCATGTGTTGGAGTTCATGCAGGAGTACTTGCTGATGGAGAAAAATTATTATCTACACAAAATAGGAATTTCAAAGGGAGAGCTGGGAATCCAAATAGTGAAATCTATTTAGCATCACCAGCAACAGCAGCTGCTACTGCTATAACTGGATATATTACAGATCCAAGGGAGGTGTTGAAATGA
- the rpsF gene encoding 30S ribosomal protein S6 — MKERIYEVMFIVSPELSEEARNAEVEKVKGWIEEKVGGNVQHWERWGMRKLAYRTHQGYTEGDYTWGIFKASPEKVNELDGLFRINSQNTFRWQVFRREDLEKAEKNKENKAVENQEVVVEEPVNTEE, encoded by the coding sequence ATGAAGGAAAGAATTTACGAAGTTATGTTTATTGTTTCTCCTGAATTATCAGAAGAAGCAAGAAACGCGGAAGTTGAAAAGGTTAAAGGTTGGATAGAAGAGAAAGTTGGAGGAAATGTTCAACACTGGGAAAGATGGGGTATGAGAAAATTAGCTTATAGAACCCATCAAGGATATACTGAAGGAGATTATACTTGGGGTATTTTCAAAGCTTCTCCTGAAAAAGTTAATGAATTGGATGGATTATTTAGAATTAATAGCCAAAATACATTTAGATGGCAAGTATTTAGAAGAGAAGATTTAGAAAAAGCAGAAAAAAATAAAGAAAATAAAGCTGTTGAAAATCAAGAAGTCGTTGTTGAAGAACCTGTAAATACAGAAGAATGA
- a CDS encoding YqeG family HAD IIIA-type phosphatase: MNQITGKYNIYKYIPIPYEHHPTIFDIDYLKLKKLGFNTILFDYDFTLAPWKQQIDDKTLNLFNKLYELGFKVAVVSNGPEKRIKNVEEKTKGKVKIYWRMRKPFSRKLKKVLEDLRSDPGSTVLIGDLFFTDMLVGNKNGFYTILVNPYTYEIDSMYKKIAAVISKIMYFLFFYTFGWLFRVMDLAVPNEFVENVFDIDYKKLKKNNYKLIIFDFDNTLTTWRSEELPKEIIELFEILSKDFKILIASNGKEYRFNNIKKTLKKYNIEVMGYSLKPFPYKIKRKIKEYGIEPTHVALIGDQLYTDIIAGNKSGFYTIKVNPISNKERIFTKILRFFEKISIKTMREKPKF; encoded by the coding sequence TTGAACCAAATAACGGGGAAGTATAATATCTATAAATATATTCCAATCCCCTACGAACATCATCCAACCATATTTGATATTGACTACTTAAAATTGAAAAAATTGGGTTTTAATACTATACTTTTTGATTACGACTTTACTTTAGCTCCTTGGAAACAGCAAATAGATGATAAAACATTAAATCTATTTAATAAGTTATATGAATTAGGATTTAAAGTTGCTGTAGTTTCGAATGGTCCAGAGAAAAGAATTAAAAATGTTGAAGAAAAAACCAAAGGTAAAGTAAAAATATATTGGAGAATGAGAAAGCCTTTTTCAAGAAAATTAAAAAAGGTTTTAGAAGATTTAAGGTCTGACCCTGGTAGCACTGTTTTAATAGGGGATTTGTTTTTTACTGACATGTTAGTTGGAAATAAAAATGGCTTTTACACGATTTTGGTTAATCCATATACTTATGAGATAGATTCCATGTATAAAAAAATAGCTGCAGTAATTTCAAAAATTATGTATTTTCTCTTTTTTTATACTTTTGGATGGTTGTTTAGAGTTATGGATTTGGCGGTTCCTAATGAATTTGTAGAAAATGTTTTTGATATAGATTACAAAAAATTAAAAAAGAATAATTATAAATTAATTATTTTTGATTTTGATAATACTTTAACTACATGGAGATCTGAAGAACTTCCAAAAGAGATTATTGAACTTTTTGAAATATTATCAAAAGATTTTAAAATCTTAATAGCCTCAAATGGAAAAGAATATAGATTTAATAATATAAAAAAAACATTAAAAAAATATAATATAGAAGTAATGGGATATTCCTTAAAACCTTTTCCATATAAAATAAAAAGAAAAATAAAAGAATATGGAATTGAACCAACACATGTAGCGCTTATAGGTGATCAATTATATACTGATATAATAGCTGGTAATAAGAGTGGTTTTTATACTATTAAAGTTAATCCTATCTCAAATAAAGAAAGAATATTTACTAAAATATTAAGATTTTTCGAAAAAATTAGTATTAAAACTATGAGGGAAAAACCAAAATTTTAG